The region ACGATACTAAAGCGCTCGCCAGCATGGGGATCTATATTTTTGATGCCGACTATCTTTATGAGTTGCTGGAAGAGGATGACAAAAACGAATCCTCCAGCCACGACTTCGGTAAAGACATTATCCCGAAAGTGACGTACAGCGGCGAAGCCTACGCGCATCCGTTCCCGCTCTCGTGCGTGCAGTCTGATCCGAATGCGGAACCGTACTGGCGCGATGTGGGAACGCTGGAGGCGTACTGGAAAGCGAACCTCGATCTCGCTTCGGTGACGCCGGAGCTTGATATGTACGACCAGGACTGGCCTATCCGCACGCACATGGAGTCGCTGCCGCCAGCCAAATTCGTGCAGGACCGTTCCGGCAGCCACGGCATGACGCTGAACTCGCTGGTTTCCGGCGGCTGCATTATTTCCGGCTCGGTGGTGGTGCAGTCGGTACTGTTCCCGCGCGTGCGCGTGAACTCGTTTTGCAATATTGATTCCGCAGTGCTGCTGCCCGATGTCTGGGTTGGCCGCTCCTGCCGCCTGCGTCGCTGCATTATCGACCGGGCCTGTGTTATCCCTGAAGGCATGGTGATTGGCGAAAACGCCGAAGAGGATGCTCGCCGTTTCTACCGTTCCGAAGAGGGCATTGTATTGGTGACCCGCGACATGCTGGCGCGTTTGTCAGACTGAGTCGCACAAGGATTAAGTGCGCACGGACGATGGTTTCCGCGCGTGATGTTTCGCGTTCGGCGCGCCTGTTGCGCTGTGACATTCAACGGGAGAGATAATGCAGGTCTTACATGTATGTTCTGAACTTTTTCCGCTGCTGAAAACCGGTGGGCTGGCGGATGTCCTTGGCGCGTTGCCTGCTGCGCAGATTGCCGACGGCGTGGATACCCGCGTATTGCTGCCGGGCTTCCCCGATCTCCGTCGTGGCGTCGCGGATGCCAAAGTGATTACGCGTCGCGATACCTTTGCCGGGCGTATCTCTTTGCTATTTGGACATTTCAACGGGGTCGGCATCTATCTTATCGACGCGCCGCATCTCTATGACCGTCCGGGCAGCCCGTATCACGACACGAATTTATACGCGTACGCCGATAACGTGATTCGCTTTGCTCTGCTGGGTTGGGTGGGCAGC is a window of Cronobacter muytjensii ATCC 51329 DNA encoding:
- the glgC gene encoding glucose-1-phosphate adenylyltransferase — translated: MVRLEKKDPLMLARQLPLKSVALILAGGRGTRLKDLTATRAKPAVHFGGKFRIIDFALSNCINSGIRRIGVITQYQSHTLVQHIQRGWSFFSEEMNEFVDLLPAQQRVHGETWYRGTADAVTQNLDIIRRYKAEYVVILAGDHIYKQDYSRMLIDHVEKGARCTVACLPVPVAEARAFGVMAVDENSKVIDFVEKPANPPSMPGDDTKALASMGIYIFDADYLYELLEEDDKNESSSHDFGKDIIPKVTYSGEAYAHPFPLSCVQSDPNAEPYWRDVGTLEAYWKANLDLASVTPELDMYDQDWPIRTHMESLPPAKFVQDRSGSHGMTLNSLVSGGCIISGSVVVQSVLFPRVRVNSFCNIDSAVLLPDVWVGRSCRLRRCIIDRACVIPEGMVIGENAEEDARRFYRSEEGIVLVTRDMLARLSD